In Larimichthys crocea isolate SSNF chromosome XI, L_crocea_2.0, whole genome shotgun sequence, the sequence TATCAGATGAGCAAACTGTAGGTAATGGCTGAACACAATACATGCTCTGCTCCCTTGAGACCATTGTTTGATCAacctttgtttttaaatgtagatcCAGAAGGTGGTGCTGTCCCTGGGTGACTACATGGGGGCCGGTTGCTATGCCTGTATCGGAGGGACCAACATTCGCAGTGAAGTCCAGAAGCTGCAGGCTGAAGCCCCTCACATTGTGGTGGGAACCCCTGGCCGTGTCTTCGACATGTTGAGTCGCAGAAACATCTGTAAGTTATCATGCTAATGAATTTCCACAGTATTGACGAGTTGTCAACATTTCTTTATCAGTTGTGTGTTGTGCCTGTGCTCCTCTCTGAAGTGGAGAGCTGCTGTATAATGATGAAACCCATGCGTGTCATCTGATTCTGGTCAGCCCTCCTGTGCTGTTGCTCTGGGTGGCGTTTTGCTAGCCTGAGTCTTCAGCACTGAAGGAGTCCAGAGGCATGATCAGACAACACTGCTCTGAATGCAGCACACCTCACACGGAAAAGGACGTTGTAGAGGAAGAACAGATTGTCTGACAGCACATGAAAATAGCAAACATTGTATCTAACCTCTCCATTAAATTCTGCCTAACACATTAAGAATGCACAGTGAGCATGCACAGCTTTCACCATGTCAGCCTTCTGCTGCTCTTAAGTTCTGAAGGGAGTCACATTACACTCCAAACTGTGTGACCTGTGATCACATGAGAGATGAAACCTGTCCTTTATTTTTCAGCTCCTAAGCACATCAAAATGTTTGTGCTGGATGAGGCTGATGAGATGCTTAGTCGAGGGTTCAAGGACCAGATCTATGACATCTTCATGAAAATGTCAAGCACCACACAGGTACATGCCTGAGCCAGGTCTTATTGAATCTTAAAGATGGGATGACATGCTGCTTTCAGTTAAAggctcttctctttttttttttttttttttttttctttttccccactGGTTTTAGGTTGTCCTCCTGTCGGCCACTATGCCAGCCGACGTTTTGGAGGTCACAAAGAAGTTCATGCGTGAACCTGTCCGGATCCTGGTAAAGAAGGAGGAGCTGACCCTGGAGGGTATCCGCCAGTTCTACATCAATGTGGAGAAGGAGGTGAGGGAGCATGTTCCAGTTTGTTAAAACAAAGGCAGTCTAATGGAACAGCTTTagtcatgttttcatctttgtaTGATGCACCATAAACTGAATCTCAAAGTAAACCTACTGTCTGCATGCTTCAGTCATTCAATTCTGTTAAATGAATCAAGCATGAATGCTGtcagacaaaacacatgaaataagcAGGCTTCACTAACACTGCCTCATGAATGTGGATTTGTTCTATGAGCCAGTTTAGctcatgcagtgtgtttgtataaACACTGACCTGCTGTCTCTCCAGGAGTGGAAGCTGGACACGCTGTGTGACCTGTACGAGACACTGACCATCACACAAGCCGTCATCTTCATCAACACGAGGAGGAAAGTAGACTGGCTCACTGAGAAGATGCATGCCAGGGACTTCACTGTGTCTGCTCTGGTAAGAAGCTCCATGTCAGGGCTCAAAGCAGCATGCATGCTGAGATCTCCTCACCCCTCTGGTTTATCAGCTCAAAGGTCAACCAAAACCTGAGACCCTCTTACTGCTCAAGGTACAAGTCCTTTTTTGTGAGAGCACTTAAAGTCCAGTCAGAGAGCTGCTGTATAATGATGAAACCCATGCGTGTCATCTGACTCTGGTCAGCCCTCCTGTGCTGTTGCTCTGGGTGGCGTTCTGCTAGCCTGAGTGTTCAGCACTGAAGGAGTCCAGAGGCATGATCAGAAAACACTGCTCTGAATGCAGCACACCTCACACTGACATGTCACCACCAGCTAACTGCGCCGTTCATGcacaggtttttttctttttaactccaACATTACACCAATGTGTGGGTAAAGTGTTCCCAGAAATGACTGGCtaagtctgtctttttttttttcttctgccatTTGCCCGAGCGCCGTCACAGGTCATTATTCATCAGTGTGAGCAGATGGCATTTACTGTTAGCTGACCTGTCAGTGACAAAGCATGAACAGAGCGGAGTGTCTCTGTTGACTGTCTCCATCTTGTCTTTCAGCACGGTGACATGgaccagaaagagagagacttgATCATGAGGGAGTTCCGCTCTGGCTCCAGTCGAGTCCTCATCACCACTGACTTGCTGGTATGTACAGTCATCTGTTCAGCAGCTCGTACTGTTATCAGTTTTTCGTGTACATGCACTGAGTGACTCGGTAAAGGTGTGACTTGTAGTTGAGCCTGTGTTGTTGGCCTCCACACTGCCTGTTGAAACCCAGGCTGACGTGAAGACTGCTCAGTCCAAGGTTCCCTCTCCTCCCAGCTGCAGTGTTGGTGAAGGACTGATTGTTCCTTGGTAAAGAAGACTATCTGCCCTCCACTGTAGCTGGGTCCTGTCCCTGACTCACAACTAATTGGCAGATTACACTcattctgaaatgttttgaatttatttaaaggTGTTGAACCACAGCAGTGTTTGCTGTGGTTGTCTTTGTTTGCATTAGACTGTTGGTGTGTAATCATCACATGCACACTTCAAGTGGCGTGGATGAGCTCAGGTGCACTCCTTTGTAACAATGGTCATTGTGTTCCTCAGGCCAGAGGTATTGATGTCCAGCAGGTGTCCCTGGTCATCAACTACGACCTGCCGACCAACAGGGAAAACTACATCCACAGGTACGTTCAGTTTGCCTCTTCATGACTAACAGGGCAGCTTTTAATCACATGACCATAAATCTGTTCCTTCTGTATGATGTCAACATGACTAAACGTGACTTCTCAGTGAGACTGACTGTGTTGTCCTCTGTCAGGATTGGTCGGGGTGGTCGTTTTGGCAGAAAGGGCGTAGCCATCAACATGGTGACTGAGGATGACAAGCGAACCCTGAGGGACATTGAGACATTCTACAACACCACCGTGGAGGAGATGCCCATGAATGTGGCTGATCTTATCTAGAAGAAGCCACATGCCCTTCGTCAACCCCACCCCGCTTATTTTAGAAGTCAAACCTTGTTTCTTATACGATCTCAATTCTAAGAACTTTCTTTTGCTAAATTCCACCATGACTTTACTCCGAGGGGAAGGAACGATGCAGCCATTATTCCTTCCCAACCTTTGAAATAGTTTTTGGCCATCTTGGAAGGATGAATTACTGACCTGCTTCATCTGCTTGCCATAGTCCATTACCCCACATCAGCACCTAAATTCTTCCTGCAGCTAATTCCTCTCCTCAGACTTGAAGCATTAATTTGAGCATTTCCACATCAAACGTGAGTTTCTAACCGGGTCCCAGAGgtgcaaacacaacatgtttccaaaagcacattttaaaaacagggcGTTTGTTAAAAGGATTCTAGCTCTGGCTGTTTGGTGCAAAAgcttcacattttaaatttctAACTCGGCTCAATTGGTAAAGTGCACAGTGCTAACACGACGGTGACTGAAGCTTTTGTGAAAATGTGGCTGTAATTTGTGCGCGTGCGCAGCATCGCCTGAGGGTTAGACTGCAGTTCAGTTTGGACTCTACATGATCTGAATGAAATGGGGAAGTGCTGCATTTGACCAGATCAGTATTTAAAGAACCTTCAGTGTACTTCAACAGCCTTTATCACGCATCATGATCATGTTAAGAACAGAGGTTTGGGGGCTAGAGTACACAGGGCATATTCAATAAAAAGACCTGTATAGTAAAATCCATCATGAATGAGTTGTTTACCGTTTTGATCCTTTTACTGCtgtttgatatatatattttttttattgctattgTACATACTGCTTGACTTGTACAGTCACTTGTGCAGTAGCATTCAGTTGAAGACTGACTGGTGGGCACAGATGTTCGGAGGCAAACACAACGGTGAGTTCAGTGGAGACTTTGCCTCTTGACCCTGACGACCTGGTTGGATTTTCATCTCTAACGTTGACATTgttcatttagattttatttttaaagcaaacattGGATTTTTGATAAGGTGGTGGTGACTTTTTGTAACCTACCTCGCCAAAACATTGTGGGAGGGGTTGGCTGGCTGACATAAAAGGACCAAACTACAGATGATCAAGTATATCGAGCCCTACTCCCCAAACTACTTTATGAAGCGCTCTCATATTCAAATGCCTGTCATCATGGGGTTTGGTGTCTGGTTTAGGAGAACTGTCATGTTTGGGGTGTATAGTCAGtgctattttttaaaatgaatttacgGAATTGTTAACCTTTTTTCCAGACAGAAACAGTGTATCAAGTTTTCTACATTGGATTCTGTatagtatttattttaatggtcttaagaaaaataaaggtttCTCCTTTTAACAGTGTAAACTGGCCTCTGCATTGTTGAATAGCATGAAAGCTTTTATGGCCAAATCCTGTGTGGAAAGGCTCGTATGTACCGGATACACACAATCTATCAGATGACAGCCTGAGGCGCTGCTTGTATTGGACCGACACGCCTGTGCTGCAGGGCTGTCGCTGATGTTTGGTCCAGCATTGACAAAAATACCCACAgaggggactttttttttttgactgtttttgcttcattttgttcAAATGAGTTCTAATTTGATAACCGGGTCTGAAGGAGCCTACACCAACCCGAATGCCCGCTATCTGGTGACTTCACTGATCTGCCACATACAGTTGCATCTTCTAAGTGACAGTGGAAGTCTCAGCCTGGACTTCTAGCATGTCTTTACTGATTGTTGTCTTTCCACAATAAACATTGAATTGTATATCGGTGTCATGTCCCTTCAGTCAACGTGCGCCCTGATGCTCGAGCTCACTCATCACATCTGTGTTCAGATCAACGGGCTGACTGAGCCACAGAACCTTCACGTATTGTGAAGAAATGAAAGTTAGAATGTTCCAACATGAACGGATTTGAGCTTGTGCACACTTCTGTTCACTTTATGAATTGAAACAAATTGTCACCACATGTCAGGTGTGCTCATTAACAGATTTTAACAAGTTTGAGAGAGATAAACCTAGTTAATTTCTTTGTTGTGGAACAGACAACCAAAGTCTACAAGTTATCAGCCATATAGAAGGACAAGTATACAACATGTGACATGGAGTTTAGTTTGTGTAGATGTGAGATTGTTAAAGTACTGATCTGTGTGATTTCACTCTTATGGAGTTCATATTTAACAACactaaaaagatgaaaatgtcacCATATTGATTTTTCATGCTGCACGATACATTTTGAATAAAGTGCTGTGTTCACTAACAGTGTAAACACCCACACTTAAACTGCTGTCAGAGCAGATCAGCTGGGAAACTCTTCTAATGCACAGGTGCTACAACATTTGACACCCTGCTGCTCACGCTGCTGGAGCTTCAGATGGACAGTATACCTGTCCGACTCACAGAGGAAGGCCTCTTCTCCACCTCGCTGCAGTACAGTAAGTTTGAGGATCAAGGACATCCAACACGTGAGCTactgaggagctgcagttcCACCAAACCTCTGGAGGGGGAGCTAGAAACACTTGGCCAGTGCGTTTGTCCCTAACATGTAAAATGGCACTTTTATCACAGCTGTACACTGTGAATCAACAGCAGGagcagagagccagagagaaagTTTCCTGAACAGCTGTAGTCCAAATGAGAAAATAACCCCCCAAAAATGATGTGTTGATTCATAGATGATGAGCATGACAGTGAATTCATCCTTGTCTTTGAAATGATGCTAAGATCTAACTCGCCTTACCAACGTAAGCCACCACTACACCTATGGATTTATCCAAGATGTTTTCCATAGTTCTTTGAAATGGTGAGTTTTGAAGACTGAAAACTCAGCAGCAGTCTTCATTACATCTACAACTACTACATGACTTACTCATGACATTGTTAACAAGTAGATATTATTAAAAACTCTCATTAAAACACGTTTACTCTTTTTGTCCTACAAAAACAGTCTTTCTTTCTAGATGTGGAGTCCAGTCAGTCCAGCAGGGGGAGACATTGTCTTGACTGTCTGAAAGCCTTAAACTGGAGGAAGACTCTTGTCACACATCTCTCGcatcatgcaggaccacagtgTGGAAGCATCTGAACCTTTAAACATTATTATGATTGAACATCATGAGAGCATTTAGTTTATGTAGCAGTACTATGTATTAGAACTATGAATTAGAAGTGACCCAAGCTTTCCATTCATATGTAGACCTATGTGCTATTTGAGACACCATCAGTTTAGTTTCACTGTCCTCAGAGTGAACCACGTTCATGAACCGGACATGGGGCGAGTAGCATTGATGGATAAGGACACAGAATATAGAGGAAAGTTACCTGTTTGATTCCCCCACTGACAGGATACACATTGGCAGGAAAATGCTGCTGAGGTACCTTTGAGCTAAGCCTGAACTGCTGTATCGAAGCTGCTCACTAAGCCAAAGGATCAGACTGTAGCTGTGAATGTAAGGGCCACCCACTCAGTTCCAGACATGACTGGTTAAAACCTCAGATGGACTGGATGAAGACATGTGGCTGAATCATTTATAGATTTGAATTTGAATCCAACAAACATCATTTAACATAAACCCTGAGTGGCAGGAAGAGTACAGCTCTTTACAGGAATGTATTTCAATGTCTTAAATAGTGTGTGTGGCACAGTTGGCACCATGCCAGTGGGAATATGTATGTGAATGTGACAATGTTCAAGTCCATTTATCAGATGAGGATATCATCTCAACAATTTGGTTGAATCTtgaatatgaaaacatgaaaaatctcTCTTCAGCTGATATGGACTCCCCAAGTCTTTGTAAAACCTGATGACTCATGTGATCCAGCATGAC encodes:
- the LOC104926819 gene encoding eukaryotic initiation factor 4A-I; translation: MSAEYDNRDNGPEGMEPDGIIESNWNQIVDSFDDMSLREALLRGIYAYGFEKPSAIQQRAIVPCIKGYDVIAQAQSGTGKTATFAISILQQIDVELKETQALVLAPTRELAQQIQKVVLSLGDYMGAGCYACIGGTNIRSEVQKLQAEAPHIVVGTPGRVFDMLSRRNISPKHIKMFVLDEADEMLSRGFKDQIYDIFMKMSSTTQVVLLSATMPADVLEVTKKFMREPVRILVKKEELTLEGIRQFYINVEKEEWKLDTLCDLYETLTITQAVIFINTRRKVDWLTEKMHARDFTVSALHGDMDQKERDLIMREFRSGSSRVLITTDLLARGIDVQQVSLVINYDLPTNRENYIHRIGRGGRFGRKGVAINMVTEDDKRTLRDIETFYNTTVEEMPMNVADLI